TTGCCATCTGATTTTCCGGCCAGGGATTTTGATGCTATTCCCATCACCTTGCCTAAATCTTTTACAGATTCGGCTCCGGTTTCAGCAATAATAGCCTTAATTTCTGCTTCCAGCTCTTCTGAAGAAAGCTGTTTAGGCAGAAACTGCTCAATAATTTTCATCTGTGCATCTTCCACTTCTGCAAGGTCAGTTCTTCCCTGTGCCGTAAACTGATCGTAAGAATCTTTACGCTGTTTCACCATCCGCTGTAAAATGGCAATTTCCTGCTCTGCTGTTACTTCCGTGTCCCTTGCTTCGGTCTTAAGCAGCAAAATCTGGGATTTTACGGCACGCAGGGAATCCAGGGCAACTCTGTCTTTAGCCCTCATCGCCGTTTTTATTGCTTCGCTTATGGTATTTTCTAAACTCATGGTTTTATCTTTAAGCTTGAGGCAATAAGCGGTAAGCTTAATAATTCTAATCCGGCCGGAAAAGTCTGATGCTTACTGCTTATTGCTTACAGCAATTTAATCTAATCTACGTCTTTATTTAAAAATCTGTTTTCCCTGATCTGTATTGACCCGTTGTTATCAGACAGATAAGTATTGATGTTCTGGTCTGATGCATTGTTGTCGTCAATAGAAATATTTTTTCTTTTAAAGGCAGGAACCGATTCAAATTCGCTTGAACTGTCAAAACTCTGATATCTCGAATTGAATTCTTTCAATTTATTTCTCCGCTCTATGATTCTTTCCTGATCTACTGTTTTATTCACAAAAGTGAATGCCGTTTCATCAGTTTGATGAACCTCTGCCTCTCTGCTGTTTGCTGTTATTTCAGGCTCTTCTGCAGGTTCTTCTTTTAAATGCTGAAAGAAATGCTCTACTTTCTGTAGAGGTTCTTCCGTGAGCTGGTTCACCTGGTGAGAAGCGAACTCCGCTTTTGGCTGTCCGGAATCATTCTTAGGCTCTTTTTTTACCGGTTCATTCACAAAGAAATTGAACTCGACAGGTTTTTCCTGAGCATAGGTATTACCAAACGGGCTGTTGGAATGAGGTTCTTCCTTTTTGTCATCAAAGTCAAATCTGAAGGACTGGGTTTCCAGGTCATTCGGGTCATCGCTTTCATCATCTGAAGAAGTAAACAGGCTGTAAGACTCTTCCCGGTCTTCCTCCTCATTTCTCCAGCTTTTGGTAAAACTTTCCGGTGCATCATCTTCATGATCAAGGAATCTGCTTTCAGGTCTTTTGGGTTCTTCCTCAATCATCATTTTTTTTTCAGCAGAAGAAGAACCGAACAGAGGCGTATCATTATCCTCGTCATCTAACCTGAAAAGGTTTTTCCCGCCGAAATCATGATTGCGTACGGAGTTCGACTCTCTTTGATCCCTTGTTTTAAAAGGTGATTCTTTATGGCTGTCAAATGTATCATTCAGGCTGATCTTGATTTTCTCGGTAGGTCCGGAAAACTTTTTATTGTCATTGGAAAAACCAGTGGCAATAACCAGTACGCTTACAGAATCTCCCAGTTCCTCATCAGCACCTACCCCGAAAATAATATCTGCCGTGTTTCCGGCTTCTTTCTGGATATGGTCCATGATTACACCGATTTCGTCCATCGTTACCTCTTCGGCACCGCTTCTGATCAGCAACAGTACATTTTTGGCACCGATAATCTTGTTGTCATTCAACAATGGGGAATCAAGTGCTTTGCGTACCGCTTCCGCTGCTTTATTTTCACCAGAAGCCACACCTGTAGACATCAATGCCGTGCCTGAATTCTGAAGTACGGATTTGGCATCTCTAAAGTCAATGTTTACATCGAAGTATCCGGTAATTACTTCCGCCATTCCTTTGGCAGCGTTGGTCAATACTTCATCGGCTTTTGAAAATCCCTGTTTAAAGCCGAGATTTCCAAATTGCTGTCTGAGCTTATCATTGTTGATCACGATTAATGAATCAACGTTGTTTCTTAATTTGTCAAGCCCGTTTTCAGCCTGCTCAAGCCTTCTTTTGCCTTCAAAGCTGAAAGGAACCGTTACGATACCCACAGTAAGGATCCCCATGTCTTTTGCCACTTTGGCAATAACAGGTGCTGCCCCGGTTCCCGTACCACCGCCCATTCCGGCTGTAATGAAAACCATTTTGGTATTCTGGCCCATGGCCGCTTTGATCTCTTCGATGCTTTCTATGGCTGATTTTTCACCGACTTCCGGATCTGCACCGGCACCAAGGCCCTCCGTAATGGTAGTTCCCAGCTGTACTTTATTGGACACCGGATTATTATCCAGCGTCTGGGCGTCCGTATTGCAGATGACGAAATCCACCCCGTGGATCCCTTTTTCGTACATGTGCTTCAGCGCGTTATTTCCACCGCCTCCGACACCGATTACTTTTATGATTGATGAGTTTCCTTTTGGCAAATCAAATGAAAACCCCTGTGTCCCTAAATTTTCCATAACTATATTTTTTTATAATTATAATGATAACTGACTGATGATATACGATAAGGAAAAATCATACGCCATTTATCATTCATCATTTATAATTTACTCTACTTCTTCAAAGAATTTTTTTACTTTTTCCATCAGCGACTGGCCGAAAGTCAGTTTTGCCGCTCTTTTTTCCCGCTGCTCACTTATCGGATCATGTTGCATAACGGGCTCAGCCTGTTCTAAAGCCTGCTGCAGCAATATTCCGTCCGTAACTGTTTCGTTTTCAGATTCAGATGAAGCCTCTTGCTGTTCCTCAACAGTTTCCTGAAGCTCTGCATTCTGCTTCTTATCCCTGATCTTCAAACTCTCCATTAACAGTCCGATGGATGTGGCATATTCCGGGCCTTTAAGATACTGATTTTTATCGTTAGCAATATACTCATTTGCAAAACCTATTCTGCTGTCAAAACCTGTGGTATAATTGGCCAGCTGTCTGAGGTGTTTCAGGTTGGAACCACCGCCTGTCAGGACGATGCCGGCAATCAGTTTTTTCTTCTGTTCGAACGCGCCGTAGGCTTTAAGTTCCGTATTCACCATTTCCAGGATTTCCTCTACCCTGGCATTGATGATCTGGGCTAGGGTTTTAAGGGAAATTTCTTTATCCGGCCTTCCGTGAAGCCCGGGAATGGTTACGTAAGTACTGTCTTTTTCCAGTTCAGGAACTGCAGAACCGAATTTAACCTTCAGCTGTTCTGCATGTTTCTCAATAATGGAGCATCCTTCTTTGATGTCTTCCGTAATGATTCCGCCTCCGTAAGGGATAACACAGGTATGACGGATAATATTGTCTTTAAAGATGGCAATATCCGTGGTTCCGCCACCGATATCCACAATGGCTACACCTGCTTCTTTTTCTTCTTTGGTAAGGACCGCTTCTGATGAAGCCAAGGGCTCCAGGGTAAGGGCTTCCATTTCCAGGCCTGCTTCACGGACACATCTTGCAATATTCCGGATGCTGCCCATCTGGCCTACCACCACGTGGAAATTGGCTTCCAGACGTTTTCCGTGCATGCCTACCGGTTCCTGGATTTCGCCTTCGGAATCTACTTTATACTCCTGGGGGAGAACATGGATGATCTCCTCGCCGGGGAGCATTACCAATTTTTTTACCTGATCTTTTAATGCTTCAATATCATCATCTGTGATGAACTTGTCCGGATGTTCACGCATAATATAATCGGAGTGCTGCAGGGAACGGATGTGTTTTCCTGCAATCCCTACCGTTACTTTACGGATCGGGACTCCTGCGCTGGTCTGTGCTTCAGACACAGCCGCTTTGATTGAATTAATGGTCTGCGAAATGTTATTCACAATACCTTTGTGAACACCAAGACTCTTAGCCTTCCCGACACCGAGAACTTCTATCTTCCCGTGTGCATTCCTCCTTCCGACAATGGCGACAATTTTCGTCGTCCCGATGTCCAGACCTACTGAATACTCTTGATTTTCCATTGTTTATACCGATTTGATTTTTTATTTTTTTAAGATGCAACAGGTTATTATCCTAATTGTTTGTTACACACTTTTATTATTCAATTTTGACTTTTGCTTTTCTTTTCGGTTTTTCAACCGGTGTTTTTTTCTCTGCCTTTTTGACTTTTTTTGGCTGTACCGGGATTTTTGCTTTTTTTGCAGCAGCAACCGGTTTTTTAACCTGTTTTTTGACTTCAGCTACTTTCGGCTTATCTTCAGCTTTTTTAACCGTGGTAACCGGATTTTTTGCCAGTTCCTTATTTCCTGCTTTTAAAATACTGTCATTGTCTTTGAAATAAGGATTCAGGGTAGTAACAATCTGGTTCTGATACTTCACGGATACCATGTTGTATTTTTCAGGATCCTGGAAGACCAGGTATTTTTCCACGAATGTTTTAAACCCTTTTACTTTAAATTCAATATTGTTTAAGTCTCCTATTTCTACTTTATAATTTCCTTCGCTGGTCAGAAGGTTATAATTGCCGTTGTCTTTTGAAATCCCGATGAAATATTTTTTGCTGAAATCATCTTTGTCAATTTTTTCCACCAGTTCGGCTACTTTTTCATATTCATCTTTTTTTACATTTCCAGTTACCAGCATGCATGGATGAGAATATGTTTTTGAAATGGGGAATTCTGTTCCTTTCCCATCTACATAAAAATCCCTGCCGTTTGTATTTAACCTGAAAACAGGAACTCTCTGTATGATATCGAGGTTCAGTCTGCCGTTGAGGTTTAAGTAGACATTGGCACTGTCAACAGCCGGAAGCGCATTGATCTTCTTCTCAAGTGCCGGAATATCCAGCTCCCCGACTTTTCCTGAAGGGTTTTCCTTTTTTACAATTTCCCGGATATCTTTCTCATCGATAAAATATACCGATGCTTTCTCGCTCATTTTTACAGAAATTTTATCGTCCGTAATCTTCTGGCCGCTGAATTTCTTCAGGGAGAAGCTCAGCAGGAACCCGAGGAGGATCACGGTGACGGCAATTTTTAATATTCTGTATTTATTCTTCATTATTTTAAGATGACCGTTTCAGATGCCTGGAACGGGTTTAAAATTTATTGATTTTTACTAATTTCCATCCATTCACAGATAGGGTCGTACAGGGTATCTATATTTCCTGCGCCTATGGTGAGAATGATGTCAAACTCTTTTTCTTTTATTTTACTGAAAGCATCCTGTAATGGTGATACTTCCTTTTTATCCAGTGTTATTTTTTCTGATAACCATTTTGATGTAATTTCCGGGTAATTTTCCTGCAATTCGCGCGCGGGATAAATATCCAGAAGGATCAGTTCATCTGCCTGACTTAAACTTTCTGCAAATCCGTCTGCAAAATCCTTTGTCCTGCTGAACAGGTGCGGCTGGAAAATTACCAGTAACTCCTTTTCAGGATAAAAAGTCCTGATTGAGCTTATTACTGCATTAATCTCCGTAGGATGATGCGCATAATCATCGATATATATTTTACCGTTTTTGCAGCTGTGTTTTGTATATCTCCTTTTAATTCCTTTAAAACCGGCAATGGCTTTTTTCAGCACTTCAAAACCCACTCCCAGGTTATGAAGGATAGCCAGGGCTACCGTTGCATTTTCCACATTATGGATTCCGGGGGTTTCCCATACAAAATCTTTTACCGTTTCTTCAGGGGTGTGAAAATCAAAAAAAATCTTATCATTCTCCATCCGAAGACGGTCCGAAAAATAATCGGCTTCTTCATTCACGGCATAGGTTACGTGAGGCCTCCCGATATCGATTCCTTTTCTTACAAAAAGCTGCCGGTCATCAGGAACCAAAGCCGCAAATTGCCTGAAACCTTCTTCAATGGTATTTTTATCGCCGTAAATGTCCAGATGGTCAGCGTCCGTTGAAGTGATCACCGCCCAGTCCGGAGACAGATTCAGGAAACTCCGGTCGTATTCATCCGCTTCTACTACAGCATATTCTGAGCCGTTGTACAGGAAATTCGATTTAAAATTCTCAGAAATTCCCCCTAAAAAGCAGGAAAAAGAAAGATCTGCTTCCCTGCATAAGTGGGAAACCAAAGTGGAAGTGGTGGTTTTGCCATGCGTTCCGGCAACAGCAATACAGTCTGTGCTTTCTGTAATAAGGCCCAACACTTTTGCACGCTTTAGTACTTTGAACTGATTTTCAGTGAAATAGTCCAGGATTCCCAGCTGTTTAATGGCAGGCGTATAGATCACCAATGTGTTTTTCTGATGAAGGGACGTGATGTTCTTATCAATAGCATCTTCAAAAACAATATCAATTCCTTCGTTCATTAAAACCTGGGTAAGTTTGGTATTGGTTTTGTCATAACCTGAAACTTTTTTGCCCGAAGCATGGAAGTAGCGTGCCAAAGCACTCATCCCGATACCTCCGATTCCAATGAAGTAAAAATTCTGATATGTTTCTAAATTATTCATTACTTATTTAAAAAATTTAAAGATTAAATGATTAAAATTCATTCAAATTATCTTATTATATTACTCTAAAAATTTCATCTACAATCTCTTTTGCAGCGTCCGGCTTGGCAAAATAGGTAAGATTTTCAGACATTTCTTTTCTTATATTTTCATTTTCGCAGATTTCTGACAGCGTATTCCAGAATTCTTCCTGCATTTGCGTGTCTGTTACCATTCTGGCTGCCTTTTTTTCAACCAGGTTCATGGCATTTTTGGTCTGATGGTCTTCCGCTGCAAAGGGAAAAGGAACCAGTATAACCGGTTTCCGTGCTACTGCCAGTTCTGAAATGGCAATGGCCCCCGCTCTGGAAACAATAACATCTGCTGCAGAATAGGCGGTTTCCATATCTTTAATAAACTCCTTCAGCTGAACAGAAGCCGGAAGATCAAGGCCGGAAGACAATTCGCTGTAATCCAGTTTCCCGGTTTGCCAGATCAGCTGATACCCTTTTTCTTTAAGCCTTTCCAGATTTTCCTTCCAGGCATTGTTTAAAGTCCTGGAGCCTAAAGAACCTCCGACTGAAAGAATGGTCAGCTTGTTTTTATTAAGACCCATTTTTTCTTTTGCCTGTGAGGGATCCTGCATTCCTGAAACAATTGCTGAGCGGATCGGGTTGCCCAGAAACTTTATTTTATCAGCCGGAAAGCCTTCTACTTTAGGATAGGCCGTAAAAACGGCTTTTGCTTTTTTGCTTAATATTTTATTGGTGACGCCCGCATAGGCATTCTGCTCCTGGATAAAGATAGGAATTCCCAGTCTGCTTGCTTCATACAGGGCCGGGCCGCTTGCGAAACCGCCGGTTCCCAAGGCAAAATCCGGAGCGAAGCTTTTAATAATCTTTTTGGATTTAGATAAGCTTTTTAAGATTTTAAAAGGCAGACCCAGATTTGACAGCATATTCCCTCTGTTGATTCCTGCGATGTCAATACCTTCAATGGTATAGCCGGCCTGGGGAACTTTCTCCATTTCCATTTTCCCATTGGCCCCGATGAACAAAAACTCAGCATCCGGAAACCTCCTTCTGATTTCGTCTGCAACAGCAATAGCCGGGAAGATATGACCTCCTGTTCCGCCGCCGCTCAATAATACTTTTAGTTTTTTGTTCATGATACCGATTTTAAGCCGTAGGCTGATTTTCAATCAAATCAATAAATTCTACATCAGCCAAAATTTCATTTTTCCCCTCGATGTTTTTTTCCGATATAGCTTTTACAGTGTACATCGCATCATTAAGCTCTATAACTTCGCCGACTTCCAGTTTAAAAGTTTCAAGAAAATTGGCTATATTCTCGCTGGTATCCATAACCACCGGGTTTTCTGAATTTTTATGATCGGTAAAAGTAATTTTTCTTATTTCCATTTTGTTTTGTTTTAAGCGATATCGTTTATTTCTGCAATGCTTTGTTTTTTGCCCATTCCTTCTTCATCATAAATCTGGATCCTTGAGCTGATATTTAAAATAATCCCCAGCTGCAGGTAGGTCACCAGCATGGAAGTTCCTCCGTAACTGATCAGCGGCAGCGGCTGACCGGTAACCGGAATCAGATTGACCGCCACGGCGATATTGACCGAAAGCTGTATGAAAATCATCACACCGAGGCTGAGCACGAGTAATGATCCGAAAAAGGCGGGCATCTTACTGGCGATCATTACAATGCGGATCATCATAATCAGGTACAGGCTCACAAGAAATGCAGCACCGATAACTCCGTATTCCTCAACAATAACTGCAAAAATAAAGTCGGAGGCAGATTGAGGAAGCATCTGTTTTAATGCACTTTTTCCAGGGCCCATTCCGGTAATCCCACCATGTACAATGGCTGCTTTTGCCTGCATTACCTGGTAGTTTTTGGCTTTTATGCTTTCATCATCAACATCAGCCGTTTTTGCTTTGCTTGAGGTAAAGGTTTCGATACGGCTCATCCAGGTATGCACACGGTTTCCGCCGATTAGATTGGTATTCAGGGCAATGGTTAAAAACAGGACAATCGCAACAAATGACGAGGAAATGAACCCTGCAATATATTTCCAGTGTAGCTGTCCCACAATCAGGACAATAACGGAAACCATCAGAATCATTAATGCGGTTGATCCGTTGTCTTTTGCAACCAGTACGAAAACCAACAGGATAGGCCCGAAGATGTACATGATATTTTCAATCGGAAGCCTTTCACGGGTAATTTTCTTTGTCAGATAGCGGCACAGATAAATAATGAGCATCAGGAACGCGAAGGAAGACGGCTGGAATGAAATCGGTGTCCCGGGAATTTTCAGCCACCGTGAAGCACTGGCTCCGTCAATGGTCTGCCCGGTAAACATGGTGATGATCAAGAGGACAATCATCAAGCCGAGCATAATACTGCTGAGCTTGCCGATGTATTCATATTTTACCATCCCGACCACCCTCATAATGGCCAGTCCCAAGACCACAAAGAACATATGCTTGATCACGTGACCGGTGGTGGTCCCGTTATTTACGATATATTCCAGATTTGAACTTGCAGAATAAACAGGGAAGATGGAGAAAATGGAGATCACAAGAATGACCATCCAAAGTACCTTATCGCCCTTCAGGAATTCAAATCTGTTTTCTGTGTCTTGTTCGTTCATATATTTGCTTTCAGCTTTTGGCTACTGGCTTTTAATACCTGTTCTTTAAACTGGCGGCCCCTGTCTTCATAGCTTTTGAATAAATCAAAGCTGGCGCAGCAGGGAGAGAGTAAAACCGTATCTCCTTTTTTAGCTAGGGATCCTGAGATCTTTACGGCTTCTTCCATGCTTGAGGTGTCATATATCAGTTCCTTCTTATTTTTAAAAAAGTCTATAATCTTTTGGTTGTCAATTCCTAAACAGACAATGGCTTTTACTTTCCTTTTGACTAAATCTTCAATTTCGGTATAGTCATTTCCTTTATCCAGGCCTCCGACGATCCAGACGGTAGGCGTTTTCATGCTTTCCAGTGCGTAATAGGCAGCATTAACGTTGGTTGCCTTGCTGTCATTGATGTATTTTACGCCATCGGTTTCAGTAACAAGCTCCAGCCTGTGCTCTACCGCCTGAAAGGTCATTAATGAATTCCTGATGCTTTCATTATTGATTTCCAGTATTTTACCGGCGATGGAAGCTGCCAGGCTGTTGGCTACATTATGGCTGCCGGGAAGTGATAATTCTTCCGCTTTCATGGAAAACCTGTTCTGCATCTGTACAACAATCCGGTCTTCATCCATAAAACCGCCTTCAGACAATTTTTCTTTGGTTGAAAAAGGAATCATTTTCGCTTTTATTTCCAGCTTTTCCAGCAGGTTTTTACTCATTTCATCATCTTTATTGTAAATGAAGAAATTGTCATTTTCCTGGTTTTCCGTAATCCTGAATTTAGCCAAGGCATATTCTTCATAATTGTAGTTGTACTGATCCAGGTGATCTTGGGACAGATTCAGCAATAGAGAAATATAAGGCCTGAAATTCTGGATGTCATCCAGCTGGAAAGAGCTTACTTCCAGCACATAATATTCATGGTGCTCATCAGCCACCTGTTTGGCAAAGCTGTATCCGATATTTCCGCCTAAGCCTACCTTCAGTCCGTCGTTTTTCAGGATATGGTATATAAGTGACGTTGTTGTTGTTTTTCCGTTGCTGCCAGTGATAGCAATGATTTTTGCGTCTGTAAACTCTGAAGCAAACTCAATTTCAGAGGAAAGCCTGATCCCTCTGTCCTGGATTTTGTAGATGATCTCCGCTTTTTTAGGAATTCCCGGACTTTTTACAATCCAGTCGGCGTTTAGGATCTTTTCTTCACTGTGGTTCCCTTCTTCAAACTCAATATCATTATCTGTAAGAAACTGCTTATAGTTATCTTTGATAGCCCCTTGGTCTGAAAGAAAAACTTCCAGGCCCTGTTTTTTGGCCAAATAAGCAGCTCCGCACCCGCTTTCTCCTCCTCCTAAAACAACTATTTTCATATTTATCTGCTTTATGCTGTGGACTGTAAACTTTAAGCCTTATGCTTAATGCTTACGGCCTACTGCCGGTTTTTATCTCATTTTTAATGTAATCAGGCACACAATGGCCAGCATCACCCCGATAATAATCATCCGGTTAACGATTTTGCTCTCGTGAAAACCGCCTTTCTGATAATGGTGGTGCAGGGGTGACATCCTGAATAGCCTGTTGCCCTGGGCATATTCAATGCCGAATTTTCTTTTTCTGTATTTGAATACAATGACCTGAAGCATTACAGAAACATTCTCTATCAGAAAAATCCCGCATAAGACGGGGATCATTAATTCTTTTCTTAAAATAATGGCTAACACGGCAATTACTCCGCCCAGCATCAGGCTTCCCGTATCCCCCATAAAAACCTGGGCAGGGTAGGTATTGTACCAGAAAAACCCGATGACGGCCCCTACCATGGCAACCACAAAAATGGTGGTTTCCCCCATATTCGGGAGGAACATAATGTTCAGGTAATCCGCAAAGATGATGTTTCCTGAAAGGTAGGCAAACAAGCCCAGTGCGAGTAAAATCACCGTGCTTGTGCCTGCGGCCAGGCCGTCAATCCCATCTGTAATATTGGCTCCGTTGGATACGGCAGTCACAATGAATATCATAATAGGGATAAACACTACCCAGGCCCATTCATGCGCATCTCTGTCGTTCATCCAGAAAAGGATCCCGCTGTAATCGAACTCATTGTTCTTCGCAAAAGGAACGGTAGAAACGGTTATTTTTTCCGTAGGCATAAAATTCTGCTCTACATTATTCCTGTTGACCACCTTGGCATCCGAATATTTTCTTTTTACGGTGATGTCCGGATGGAAATACATCGTAACGCCTACAATCAGGCCTAAGCCAACCTGTCCTACGATTTTGAATTTCCCGCTTAATCCATCTTTATTTTTCTTGATTTTTTTCAGGTAATCATCCAGGAAACCGATGGCCCCCATCCAGATCATTGAAACCAGCAGAAGAACGATGTATACATTGGTAATCCGGGTAAACAGCAGAACGGGAATAAGCGTTGCCATGATGATGATAAGGCCTCCCATGGTAGGTGTTCCTTCTTTCTGCTTCTGCCCGTCCAATCCCAAATCACGGACCAGTTCGCCCATTTGCTTTGTCCTCAGGAAACTGATGATCCTTTTTCCGTATATCAAAGCAATGATCAGCGAGAAAAGCACCGCCATCCCGGCACGGAAGGAGATGTACCTCAGCAGCCCCAATCCCGGAACGTGGATTCCCTGACTTGTTAGATATTCGTATAGATAGTATAACATTTCTTATTTTTTATAAATGATTATCGATGAATGATATCAATTATCATTTTTACTTACTCATTAATTTCCAAAGCTCAATGATGACTTCCCTGTCATCAAAATGATGTCTTACCCCATTGATTTCCTGATAATTTTCATGGCCTTTTCCGGCTACCAGTACAATATCCTTAGGTTCTGCAAATTTTATGGCCATTTTTATGGCTTCTTTCCTGTCCGGGATTGAAGTATATTTGCTGAAGTACTGGGGTTCAACGCCTGCTTCAATTTCCCTGATGATCTGTGTAGCGTCTTCTGTTCTCGGGTTGTCTGAGGTAATGATGGCCAGTGTGGATTTTTTACTGGCAATATTCCCCATTTCCGGTCTCTTGGCATGGTCCCGGTCTCCGCCGCAGCCGAATACGGTGATCAGCCTTTCATTCTTTGTCCTGATATCATTGATGCTGTCCAGAATATTTTCCAGGGCATCCGGTGTGTGGGCATAATCTACAATAAAGAAGATTCCGCCGTCTGATTTGAAGGTTTCGAACCTTCCGGAAACCCTTTTCAGCTGACTGATCGCCTGAAGGATTACTTCCTGCTGAAAGCCAAGCTCAGCAGCAATGCCGAAAACCAGCAGTAAATTATAGACATTGAACTTCCCTGTCAGGGTAGTCCAGAATTCTTTTCCGTTGAAGTTCAGCAGCATCCCGTTGAAATCAGCTTCCAGAAGTTTTCCGTGGTAGTCTGCCATAGTCTTCAGAGCATAAGACTTTTTTGCCGCCTTGGTATTCTGAAGCATGACCATACCGTTTTTATCATCGATATTGGTAATGGCAACTGCATTTTCATTCAACCCGTCAAAAAACGTTTTTTTGGTTTTTAAGTACTCGCCAAACGTTTTATGATAATCTAAGTGGTCATGGGTCAGGTTCGTAAAACCTGCTATTTTGAAATGAAGCCCTTCGATTCTGTTCTGTGCAATGCCGTGGGAGCTTACTTCCATAAAGGCGAAGTCGCAACCTTCTTCAACAGCCCTGGCTAAAATTTTATTGGTGGTAATCACATCCGGTGTGGTATGGGTAGCAGGAATTACCTGATCTCCGATCCTGATTTCAACAGTGGACAACAGAACGGAATCATAGCCTAAAATTTTGAAAACATCGAAAAGTAAAGTAGAAACAGATGTTTTTCCGTTCGTACCGGTAATTCCGATTAAGTGGAGCTTTTCTGAGGGGTTCCCGTAAAAATTGGAAGCTAACTGACCTAAGGCTTCTGAAGAATCCTTTACTTTAACGTATGTGATATTTTCATCCGTATCTACCGGAAATTCTTCGCAGACAATCACTTTGGCACCTTTTTCAGCAGAATCAGCAATAAATGCATGTCCGTCTGCAGCCGTTCCTCTGATTGCAATATAAAGACAG
The sequence above is a segment of the Chryseobacterium sp. JJR-5R genome. Coding sequences within it:
- a CDS encoding FtsW/RodA/SpoVE family cell cycle protein codes for the protein MNEQDTENRFEFLKGDKVLWMVILVISIFSIFPVYSASSNLEYIVNNGTTTGHVIKHMFFVVLGLAIMRVVGMVKYEYIGKLSSIMLGLMIVLLIITMFTGQTIDGASASRWLKIPGTPISFQPSSFAFLMLIIYLCRYLTKKITRERLPIENIMYIFGPILLVFVLVAKDNGSTALMILMVSVIVLIVGQLHWKYIAGFISSSFVAIVLFLTIALNTNLIGGNRVHTWMSRIETFTSSKAKTADVDDESIKAKNYQVMQAKAAIVHGGITGMGPGKSALKQMLPQSASDFIFAVIVEEYGVIGAAFLVSLYLIMMIRIVMIASKMPAFFGSLLVLSLGVMIFIQLSVNIAVAVNLIPVTGQPLPLISYGGTSMLVTYLQLGIILNISSRIQIYDEEGMGKKQSIAEINDIA
- the murD gene encoding UDP-N-acetylmuramoyl-L-alanine--D-glutamate ligase, encoding MKIVVLGGGESGCGAAYLAKKQGLEVFLSDQGAIKDNYKQFLTDNDIEFEEGNHSEEKILNADWIVKSPGIPKKAEIIYKIQDRGIRLSSEIEFASEFTDAKIIAITGSNGKTTTTSLIYHILKNDGLKVGLGGNIGYSFAKQVADEHHEYYVLEVSSFQLDDIQNFRPYISLLLNLSQDHLDQYNYNYEEYALAKFRITENQENDNFFIYNKDDEMSKNLLEKLEIKAKMIPFSTKEKLSEGGFMDEDRIVVQMQNRFSMKAEELSLPGSHNVANSLAASIAGKILEINNESIRNSLMTFQAVEHRLELVTETDGVKYINDSKATNVNAAYYALESMKTPTVWIVGGLDKGNDYTEIEDLVKRKVKAIVCLGIDNQKIIDFFKNKKELIYDTSSMEEAVKISGSLAKKGDTVLLSPCCASFDLFKSYEDRGRQFKEQVLKASSQKLKANI
- the mraY gene encoding phospho-N-acetylmuramoyl-pentapeptide-transferase produces the protein MLYYLYEYLTSQGIHVPGLGLLRYISFRAGMAVLFSLIIALIYGKRIISFLRTKQMGELVRDLGLDGQKQKEGTPTMGGLIIIMATLIPVLLFTRITNVYIVLLLVSMIWMGAIGFLDDYLKKIKKNKDGLSGKFKIVGQVGLGLIVGVTMYFHPDITVKRKYSDAKVVNRNNVEQNFMPTEKITVSTVPFAKNNEFDYSGILFWMNDRDAHEWAWVVFIPIMIFIVTAVSNGANITDGIDGLAAGTSTVILLALGLFAYLSGNIIFADYLNIMFLPNMGETTIFVVAMVGAVIGFFWYNTYPAQVFMGDTGSLMLGGVIAVLAIILRKELMIPVLCGIFLIENVSVMLQVIVFKYRKRKFGIEYAQGNRLFRMSPLHHHYQKGGFHESKIVNRMIIIGVMLAIVCLITLKMR
- a CDS encoding UDP-N-acetylmuramoyl-L-alanyl-D-glutamate--2,6-diaminopimelate ligase; translation: MVLTELLKRIPVLEIHGDNTREVSGLVLDSRKVTENCLYIAIRGTAADGHAFIADSAEKGAKVIVCEEFPVDTDENITYVKVKDSSEALGQLASNFYGNPSEKLHLIGITGTNGKTSVSTLLFDVFKILGYDSVLLSTVEIRIGDQVIPATHTTPDVITTNKILARAVEEGCDFAFMEVSSHGIAQNRIEGLHFKIAGFTNLTHDHLDYHKTFGEYLKTKKTFFDGLNENAVAITNIDDKNGMVMLQNTKAAKKSYALKTMADYHGKLLEADFNGMLLNFNGKEFWTTLTGKFNVYNLLLVFGIAAELGFQQEVILQAISQLKRVSGRFETFKSDGGIFFIVDYAHTPDALENILDSINDIRTKNERLITVFGCGGDRDHAKRPEMGNIASKKSTLAIITSDNPRTEDATQIIREIEAGVEPQYFSKYTSIPDRKEAIKMAIKFAEPKDIVLVAGKGHENYQEINGVRHHFDDREVIIELWKLMSK